In the genome of Salinigranum halophilum, the window CTTGCGAGCGAGGGCGTGTTCGACCGCGTGAAGCTCATCGTGAGCACGTCGTGTGCGACCTGCTGCGAGGAGGTGATCGAAACGTTCACACCGATCTTCCCCAGCGCCGTCGTCCTCAGTTACCGGAAGTCGACTCCGCTCCGAGGGGAGGTCGTGCGAGGCGATTTCGACAGGCGAATCCGCGTGCTGAATCGCCCGCCCCTGCTGGACGAATCAGTCGACGTCGACGCGATCATCGACGTGTGAAAGTCGGTTGTCAAGCACCACCACCTCAACGAGAGTCGTCGGCTCCCTGGCTACTACCAGAACGGGACCGTCCACTACCTGGAGTCGGGGACGTGGAAGTCGATCCCGGCCACCGACCCGGCGAACACCTGTCGGAAGAAGGGCTCACAGATCCAAGCGGCCTCCCACTGAGATGATCGCGGCTGATCTCTCGCTCGACGAGGAGTGAAGCTCGTCGTTTACCGAACAGGGACAAATCCCCCCGCGGTTTATCGGACGGACGAGTCCTCGTCCTCGTGGCTCGTCTCGTCAGAGACGAGACTCCAGATTATACTCTGTGCGCGTGTCTCGTCCCACTCGGGGTGTTCCTGACGAACGTACGCGAACAGTGAGTCCTCATCAACGGACTGCTGCTCGTCGTTACCGTACCACGAACGGGTTGGAAGTCCCGTGCGCGCGAGATATGTGACGAGGACGACCCCGATTATGCCGAGGCCTGAGAGGGCGAGAGGCGTGCGCTGGAGCCACAGGAGTGCCGCCCGAACCGGTGGTTGACTCCCCGCATGTGAGTAATCGAGGAGGATGCGGTCAGCGTCTCCGATCACGTTCGTAAAGAACGCAGCGTTCGATGCCCGCGACTGCATTGCGTTGATGAACACGCTCGGGTCGCTCACCGCGATAACGGTCCCCTCACTGACGGGCTCGGCGCCAACAACCGGAAACGTCTGAAGCGTCTCGTTGTCGTCGACTTCTCCGTCGTCGTCGCCGTCGAGATACGCGAACTCAGAGGTCCGGACCGCGACTGTCGCGCTCGTCGTATTCGTGAGAACGGTGCCACGGTTCAGCATGATTGCGTCGACATCACGTGTGTAAGGTGAGTCAGAGACGTTCGTCGCGAGCGGCATGTCGACTGTCGGACCATGGTGGCGTTGATCGGCGACGATGCGGCCATCGAAGCGCATGTCAGCTCCGAGGGCAGAGAGCAATCGGTTTCCACCGTCACCGACGTCCTCCGCAATGATAACAGTGCCACCACGTTCTACGAACGTACGGATACGGACGAGCTCGGCACGTGAGTACGATTCAGTTGGCGCAAGAACGAGAGCGACAGTCTCCGAACCGGCACTATCGTAGGCCGTCGTTTCGGTAGCCACCTCGACGGGTGCCCCCGTCTCAGCAGCGGCCGTCCGAACCCCAGAGGAGCCGTCCCATGCGGCGTTGAACGTACCGAACGCCTGGGAAGAAGTACT includes:
- a CDS encoding DUF4350 domain-containing protein; amino-acid sequence: MRPLDDLSIPQVFLIGLVVVGLLALAFAGSTSSQAFGTFNAAWDGSSGVRTAAAETGAPVEVATETTAYDSAGSETVALVLAPTESYSRAELVRIRTFVERGGTVIIAEDVGDGGNRLLSALGADMRFDGRIVADQRHHGPTVDMPLATNVSDSPYTRDVDAIMLNRGTVLTNTTSATVAVRTSEFAYLDGDDDGEVDDNETLQTFPVVGAEPVSEGTVIAVSDPSVFINAMQSRASNAAFFTNVIGDADRILLDYSHAGSQPPVRAALLWLQRTPLALSGLGIIGVVLVTYLARTGLPTRSWYGNDEQQSVDEDSLFAYVRQEHPEWDETRAQSIIWSLVSDETSHEDEDSSVR